The genome window CTGCCAATACCATCATAGAGAGAGTTCCAGATACCATTTGTATAGGTGGTGTTAGGTGCTGCACCTGCGAAGAACCAAAAATACTGAGTATAGGAAGTATTCTGATTTCCTTGGTAAGTCCAGAGGTCTGTATCACCTTCTGTCAATTCCATGAAACCATCCGTACCATACAAGAAACGTTCCATACCAAAATAGCACTGATTAAGCAAAGTCTGGTATGACTCAACCGAGTTCGCTGCCATGTTCTCCATGGTAAAACCACCAGGGTTTTCTTCTTCCAAAGAGCACGAAGCTAAAGACATCGCACCAGCAGCGAGGGCTGCAGAGAACAATATATTCTTAAAATTCATCTTTTTCATTTTTCTTAATTGTTTAGAATGTGATATTTATACCAAAAACAAACTGCTTGTAAGTTGGGAAAGTATCCGAGCCACCCATTTCAGGATCTGTACCTTTCAACTTACTGTCCATAGCAAAAATCCAAGGATTATAGGCAGTAAAATAGAAACGGCACTTCTCCATAAGTGCATGCTTAGAGATGCTCTTTGGAAGTGTATAACCCAATGTGATGTTCTTTATCTTGATGAAAGAACCATCATATACATTGATGGCTGTATTGCCAATCGTTTGGTCATCACCACTACCAGGGCGTGGATAATAAGCACCTTGGTTTTCTTCTGTCCAATAGTCTATACCTGAAATTTGATTTGTATCAATTCCAGACTTTGCTGTATATGAACCGAGCATTTTGCTATAGATAGTCTGACCGAAGCGTCCCATTGCATAGATAGTCAAGTCGAAGTCCTTATAGACGAAAGTATTGTTAAGACCAATAATCCAGTTAGGATTCTCATGTCCCAATACCTGACGGTCATCCTGGCTGTACTTATGCACACCTCCGTCACCATTGCCATTTTCGTCAAATTTCTCAATCGTCTCAACCTTTACCCATCCAGGTTTCACGCCATACTTATCAAGTTCTTCCTGTGAAGCATCAGTACCCCAGATACCAGCATACTTGTAATCGTATATAGCATGAATAGGTTTACCCACGAAAAGATTCTCTGAAATCAAGTCACCATTAGGTAAGCTCTCGATCTTTTCCTTGCTCCAAGTTCCTGTCAATGTGGTATTCCATTTAAAGTCCTTGGTAACGATATTACGGCTGTTGATGGTGAACTCCACACCCTTGTTGCTAGTCTTGGCAATATTTTCCCAGCTAGCCAAAGGAGAGCCCCAACCTGTGCTGCCACTTGTTATAGGCATAGTACGCTTGAAGAGCAAACCACGTGTTTTAGTGGTGAAGAAATCCAAACTGCCATCAAGACGTCCTTTGAGTACAGCCATATCTATACCGAAGTTCCAATTATAAGATTTTTCCCATCCCAAAGAAGGACTACCATAGGTACCGGTATATTGAGTGAACGGCACTATGTTGCCATTTATAGTGATGCCGGCAGAAGTGTATTTATAGGCATTTGTTTGTGTTGAATAAGCACCTACGCCACCTGAATTACCTGTAATACCTGCACCCACTCTGAGTTTCAAGTTGTCAAGCCACTTTTCTGAGCTTTTCATGAAACTTTCATCTGACACGCGCCAAGCTAATGCTCCTGCAGGGAATGAATCCCATTTCTTGCCTGGAGAGAAGAATGACACACCGTCCCAGCGATTTGAGAAAGTGAAGAGGTACTTACCTTTATAGGAATAATTAAATCGCAAGGCGTATGACATTTTTTGGGTGGTTGTCAGTCCTGACTCTACACGTTGGCTATTAGCTGCCAACAAACGCCAATACTTCCATATGTCCAAATCCTGGCCACTACCATCTGCATTGGTATATTCATTAGAATTCTTCTGCCAAGAAGTAACGCCTGTAACACCAATGTTATGGTCATTAGCAATGCTGAAGTTGTATGAAAGAATATTCTCCCATGTATAACTATAACTGTCTGAGTTCTGTATCTGTGCGTGTGGCGAACCTGCATATGTAGGTCTGTTGGCATGACACAAATTGCCCCAATAAGTACCTTGGCGGCCATGACCTAACGAACCGTTAAGTTGAGTACGGTAAGACAAACCCTTGAAAGGAGTAATCTCTGCATAACCAATTGCATTGATATAAGTATAACGGTTATTATTGTCATACTGATTCTTGATATAATCGCCCATAGGAGAGTATTGGTTATTGATATACTCAGAGTTATACTCACCAAATTCATCAAAGACATCACCAAGAGGAAAAGCCCTCAATGCTCCTGTGAATGTCTTGTTGTCGCCGCGGTTACGGATGCTATAGTTGAGATTGGTCGACACACCAGCCTTAAACCAGTCAAATACCTTTTGATCGATGTTCAAACGTACAGAATATTTGTTGAGTTTCTCATTAGACAGTAATCCCTGGTCACGGTTATACACCAATGAAGCGTAAACATTTGTCTTGTCAGTTCCACCCTGGATGGAAAGTGAATATTTTTGAGTAGTAGCTTTATTATCCATAGCCTGATCTACCCAGTCTATCCATTTTCCTGCATTATAAGCATCTACATAATCCTGGTTACCACCGAAGAGGTCTGAAACGCTCGCTGGAGCTACGCCATTTTTATATTTATACGCCTCTGTATAATAATTAACCCATTCATCACCAGTCATGCCACTCTTGTACTCAGGAGAACCACTCCAACCATAGTAAGCGTCAAAATTAACCCTTGTCTTAGAACTCTTCGCTCCACGCTTGGTTGTTATAATGATGACACCATTGGCACCTGCTGAACCATAGATAGCGGTAGATGAAGCATCCTTCAATACATCGATGCTCTCTATATCGTTAGGGCTTATGTCATCATAGCTTCCAGGCAGTCCGTCGATAATAAACAAAGGACTGTTATCGCCATAGATAGAACGAGAACCGCGAAGCAAAATATTTACTCCGCCACCAACCTGACCACTGGATTTTGTAATATCAAGACCTGCGATTTTACCTTGCAAAGCCTCCATTACGTTGGAAGTAGGAGCCGCTACAACATCTTCATTCTTTACGGATACTACAGAACCTGTCAAGTCACGTTTTTTCTGTGTACCGTAACCTACAACAACCAACTCCTCAAGACCTATAGCATCAGGCTCCATCTTGATTCCCATATTTTGCTTGGCAGAAATAGTAAAAGTTTTATAACCTGTGTAACTGATTTCCAAGACTGTACCAACAGGTACATTTACAGAAAACTTGCCATCCAGGTCAGTAATGGCACCGACACCACTACCTTTCTTTTTGATGGTTACACCAATCATCGGCTCGCCAAGCTCATCAACAATAGTACCATTGATGGAGTTTGACTGCTGCACTACAGAAAGAGGTGTTTGAATTCCTCCTTGAATTTTACTTGCCATCATAGTTGTTGGAGTCAACAGGATAGTCGAAACCAACATTACCTTAGAGGTAATTCCTGAGATAGCGTCAGGATTTTTCAATTTCTTCATAATTGAGTCTTTTAGGTTTGTTTTTATATTTTAATCTAACTTCATAAATAGTCTGTTCCCAATCATCTGTGCCGTGATGTTAGTATACTACAAACAAATAAGATTATCATAAAGACGAAAAGAATCCAAATATTGTAATCACCTTCATTGAGATTTCTATACGTTATATACACATGTTTCTTGCTCTATTGCCCAGTGTTTCAAGATGATCGCATAGCGTGCTAAAGTTGTTTGATCAACTAATGAACACTAACTATTCGCCAGAGTTAATTAACGCCAAGGGCAGAATATAACTGCCCAAGGTTATCGTTTGATTTAAATAGAACCCACTTTTTCGAGTGGACTCACCTAATAAAAAAAAGGATAGAGCATAACACATGATTTGTGCTATACTCTATCCTTCCAATTATATCATTCTATTTAGTAGAACAGCCAATCAATCGCCTTATCGGCACCTGAGAGGCCGGCATCGCGAGCGGTAATCTTATCGCCCGTAGCACCGAGCACTAGCAGGAAGCCTTTTGGCAGGAGCAGGGTGTGCTTGCCGGCAGCAAACTCGTACTTGTGGATGTTCACCTGTGGCATGCCGTCGATGCGGATGGCGCTGGTGAGCTGTGGCTCTGCCTGACCGTAATCGTTGGCTGTGGCATCGGTCTCCAACTTCGGAGCCTTGGCATATTTCATCTGGTCATCACGGAAATAACCTATCAAGAGCTGCACAGGCTTCTTGGTGGTAAAGATGAGCGAGGTAGATGCGCCACGCTGCTTGCTGCTGTTCATCACGTAAGCATTCATACCTGCCAACTCAGGAGCAAAATCGGTTACTACACTATCCAAATCGTTGAAGAGCTTGGCACCCTTGGCTATTTTCACAGTCTTGAAATTAGCCTCGCCATTGATATTCTCCATCTGGAAAGCACCCGTCTGTTGGGTTGCATCCTTCAAAGGCTTGATATCCTCTGCCTTCATCTTGTAGGTACCCGCAGCCTGAGCCTTGAGCATGGCGATATTCTTCTTCAGATTCGCCAACTCCTGCTCATATTTTGGTAAGAGTTCGCTCCAATGCTTCATGTTGCCGCCATCACCTCCGATAGGGATGCGGCGCTGGGCGGTCTGCATCGAATTGGCATAGAGATAGGTATCCTTGGTGAGATCCACCAGCTGACGGTAATATTCCAGACTCTTTTCGAGTAGCGGAACGGCAGCATCCAATTCCTTGATATCCTTACTCCACTTATAGTTGAGCACGTGCTGAGCTGCCTTCACCTTCCAGCCGAAAGTGTAGGCAAAAGCACGGTAGCAATGCATATCGTTCTGAAGACGGCGGAACTCATCCTGATTGCCGGTTACACGACTCGCTACGGCATCGATGGCAGCCACAGCCTTGTCGCCGTGAGCCTCGGTCTGAGCTACGATATCGAGTGGCAACTCACCCACATGAGGCTGATGCTTCCACTCCTTATCTACATATTCGATGAGTTTCTCGCCCTCAGGACCGCAACTCTCATAGAAACCAGGATAGATGGTGTACTTATATGGATTCACTAGCTGACTCATGAACATACCCAGGAGCAGCGTCTGGCGGTTGCCCTCGGTAATACCGAAACGGCGGAGGAGCTTAGGCGCAATCTCACCGCTCTCATCGTATGCCTTGCGAATGCTGTCGGCAACAGCGGCATCAGTAGCATAGTAATCGGCAAGCACCTTATCCCAGTAATTACCCTCGGCAGCTACATCGCGACGGCAGTTCCAGGCATATCTTCCCCATGTCTTGTACCACATCCAGTCGCGGTCTAACTGCTTCTCGCGCTTTCCGCCAGGCAATTTATCTGCCGTATAAGGCCAATCCCAGTAACTGGCCTGCGGATAGAGATGCAGGGCATTGGCATGATGAACATCGTGCATCGCCGTTACCGCCTTCTGAACGAACGAAGGAGATGACCAGCGGAATGGTTCGAGATTGGCAAGGATATGCACGTTGCTTATATGGGTAGAACCCAGGGCTGCCAAATCAGTATGAATCTTGGTCCAAGGACCACGAGGCTGATAGGTGGTAAGCGACTCTCCATTATACTTATGCATCGTATAGAGGTTCTTGTAGAGCGGCAGCGCTGCCTCCATCACCATCTTGCAGTCGGTATCGTGGGCACGGAGCAGGACTGGCGGTTCGTCGGTTCTTCCCAAAGCCTTCAGTCCGTCCTTGACACCCGGGATGATGGTCTTGGTCATCCATTCCACATCATCCTCGTAGGTATTCATCGCCTCACCGAGACAGACGAGCAAGCCTACATTGGGATATTTCTCGATGAAGGCAGCTACCGACTTGCGGGTATAATCGCTGATGAGCGGAGTGATAGGACGGTGACGGTCCTGTGTCTTCAAACCATAATGATCAGCAAAAGGCTTGGAGAGGATGATGTTGTAGAACATCTGAATGACGAAGATGCCACGGCGGTCAGCCTCCCTGGTCAGGAACGAGAACATCTCTTCGTTCTTCTTGAAGGTAGCCTCATCCACCTCAAGGGCGAAAGGATAATCCTTCAGTTTGACGAGCGAAGCAAAAGGGTGACCATTCCAGAGATAGAGCGAATTCATCTTGTTGTCTACGAGCATATCGAGATACAGAATCCACTGTTCCTTGTCATAAAACCAAGGGAAATTCTCAGGGGTATAAGGGTATTCGTAAACCTGATGGCCCGGTAGATAAACGGTTTTCTGCAAACCTACACAAGCACCACGGAGCACCATTTCAGGCGCATCCTCCTGCATCAGCGGCACATTGAGAGAACCATGCTGAGCCACGTATTCAGCAATTTCGTTACAGCCGTAGATGACACCCGAGCCATCATTTCCCTGCAACTGGATTTTCTTTCCCTTGCGGGTCCATGAGAAACCTTCCTTCTTCAGTCCGGCAGTATCCTTGGCTTGCGAGAGCGAAATGCGATATTCGCCCTTCTTGCCGTTCACCACAGTAGGGAAGCCCAAACGGTTGAGCTTCTTCTGCAAGTATTCAGCAGCATACTGTTCCCGATTAGAAGCCGTCTTTTCGGTCAGGATATTCACTTTCTGGGCAAAGGATACAGATGGAATCAGCACGAGGGCTGCCATCACAAAAATCTTTTGTACTTTTATCATTGTCTTAGTCTTTGTTTTATAGATAAAGACGCAGTTTCCTTCTTTTTGTAATCAATGAAGGAACTTTCGCTTGGGGAATTTAAAACAATAAAAGGATAGATATCATATCTATCCTTTTAATTTACTATTTTCTTATTTTATCTTTTTCAAATCCACTTCCTTATACGCCACTCTCTGGCGACGCCAGGTGTAGATGCAATGCAACTTGCCATCCTTTCCCTCGATGATGCCTGGATAGGAATACTGGTTGATAGGACTGTCCTCCAGGGTGAGGAGATGGCGCCAATGGGTGCCGTCATCGCTGATGGCAAGACTCAATGGCGTGCGAGATCCCTTCTTGGTTCCCGGCAACGTCTCGAAATTGTTGTAGATGAGCACGTGTCTGCCATCCTTCAGGGTAACAGCATCCGTACCGCTCTGGTTGTTCTCGATATCGAGCAGGGTAACCGGAGTCCAGGTATCACCACCGTCGCTACTAAAACTGGTGGCAAGTTTGGCATTATGAGTACGCATCAGAACCTGCAATCTGCCATCCTTCAACTTCAGGATAGATGGCTGGATGCTGTAGATTAATCTCGCCTTTTCTCCCTCCTTGTAGATAGGATGCTCCATATCTACCGTAGCC of Segatella copri contains these proteins:
- a CDS encoding SusC/RagA family TonB-linked outer membrane protein, whose product is MMASKIQGGIQTPLSVVQQSNSINGTIVDELGEPMIGVTIKKKGSGVGAITDLDGKFSVNVPVGTVLEISYTGYKTFTISAKQNMGIKMEPDAIGLEELVVVGYGTQKKRDLTGSVVSVKNEDVVAAPTSNVMEALQGKIAGLDITKSSGQVGGGVNILLRGSRSIYGDNSPLFIIDGLPGSYDDISPNDIESIDVLKDASSTAIYGSAGANGVIIITTKRGAKSSKTRVNFDAYYGWSGSPEYKSGMTGDEWVNYYTEAYKYKNGVAPASVSDLFGGNQDYVDAYNAGKWIDWVDQAMDNKATTQKYSLSIQGGTDKTNVYASLVYNRDQGLLSNEKLNKYSVRLNIDQKVFDWFKAGVSTNLNYSIRNRGDNKTFTGALRAFPLGDVFDEFGEYNSEYINNQYSPMGDYIKNQYDNNNRYTYINAIGYAEITPFKGLSYRTQLNGSLGHGRQGTYWGNLCHANRPTYAGSPHAQIQNSDSYSYTWENILSYNFSIANDHNIGVTGVTSWQKNSNEYTNADGSGQDLDIWKYWRLLAANSQRVESGLTTTQKMSYALRFNYSYKGKYLFTFSNRWDGVSFFSPGKKWDSFPAGALAWRVSDESFMKSSEKWLDNLKLRVGAGITGNSGGVGAYSTQTNAYKYTSAGITINGNIVPFTQYTGTYGSPSLGWEKSYNWNFGIDMAVLKGRLDGSLDFFTTKTRGLLFKRTMPITSGSTGWGSPLASWENIAKTSNKGVEFTINSRNIVTKDFKWNTTLTGTWSKEKIESLPNGDLISENLFVGKPIHAIYDYKYAGIWGTDASQEELDKYGVKPGWVKVETIEKFDENGNGDGGVHKYSQDDRQVLGHENPNWIIGLNNTFVYKDFDLTIYAMGRFGQTIYSKMLGSYTAKSGIDTNQISGIDYWTEENQGAYYPRPGSGDDQTIGNTAINVYDGSFIKIKNITLGYTLPKSISKHALMEKCRFYFTAYNPWIFAMDSKLKGTDPEMGGSDTFPTYKQFVFGINITF
- a CDS encoding alpha-d-galacturonidase is translated as MAALVLIPSVSFAQKVNILTEKTASNREQYAAEYLQKKLNRLGFPTVVNGKKGEYRISLSQAKDTAGLKKEGFSWTRKGKKIQLQGNDGSGVIYGCNEIAEYVAQHGSLNVPLMQEDAPEMVLRGACVGLQKTVYLPGHQVYEYPYTPENFPWFYDKEQWILYLDMLVDNKMNSLYLWNGHPFASLVKLKDYPFALEVDEATFKKNEEMFSFLTREADRRGIFVIQMFYNIILSKPFADHYGLKTQDRHRPITPLISDYTRKSVAAFIEKYPNVGLLVCLGEAMNTYEDDVEWMTKTIIPGVKDGLKALGRTDEPPVLLRAHDTDCKMVMEAALPLYKNLYTMHKYNGESLTTYQPRGPWTKIHTDLAALGSTHISNVHILANLEPFRWSSPSFVQKAVTAMHDVHHANALHLYPQASYWDWPYTADKLPGGKREKQLDRDWMWYKTWGRYAWNCRRDVAAEGNYWDKVLADYYATDAAVADSIRKAYDESGEIAPKLLRRFGITEGNRQTLLLGMFMSQLVNPYKYTIYPGFYESCGPEGEKLIEYVDKEWKHQPHVGELPLDIVAQTEAHGDKAVAAIDAVASRVTGNQDEFRRLQNDMHCYRAFAYTFGWKVKAAQHVLNYKWSKDIKELDAAVPLLEKSLEYYRQLVDLTKDTYLYANSMQTAQRRIPIGGDGGNMKHWSELLPKYEQELANLKKNIAMLKAQAAGTYKMKAEDIKPLKDATQQTGAFQMENINGEANFKTVKIAKGAKLFNDLDSVVTDFAPELAGMNAYVMNSSKQRGASTSLIFTTKKPVQLLIGYFRDDQMKYAKAPKLETDATANDYGQAEPQLTSAIRIDGMPQVNIHKYEFAAGKHTLLLPKGFLLVLGATGDKITARDAGLSGADKAIDWLFY